gaaacgcttaatttccacgttagagctcattttagtttcgtcagtatgtacttcaCTTCCTCGacacaccgccagttggcccaactgaaggaaggtaatgttgacttgggtgcttgtgttgacaagcgactcgttgctctacagtactagcattaagcacatcagtacgtaccgtcgacaggttagtgttcatcacgaacgtggttttgcagtcagtgcaatgtttacaaatgcggagttggcagatgcccatttgatgtacggattagcgcgggcaatagccgtggcgcggtacgttgtatcggacagatttccagaacgaaggtgtcccgacaggacgacgttcgaagcaattgatcggcgtcttagggagcacggaacattccagcctatgactcgcgactggggaagacgtagaacgacgaggacacccgcaatggacgaggcaattcttcgtgcagttgacgataaccctaatgtcggcgtcagagaagttgctgctgtacaaggtaacgttgaccacgtcactgtatggagattgctacgggagaaccagttgtttccgtaccgtgtacagcgtgtgcaggcactatcagcagctgattgccctccacgggtacacttctgcgaatggttcatccaacaatgtgtcaatcctcatttcagtgcaaatgttctctttatggatggggctgtgatcaaattgtaaattttcacaatcgacatgtgtgggttgacaagaatccgcacgcaattgtgcaattacgtcgtcgacacagattttctgtgaacgtttgggcaggcattgtcggtgatgtctcgaatgggccccatgttcttccacctacgctcaatggagcagttatgatttcatacgggatactctccctgtgctgctagaacatgtgcctttacaagtacgacacaacatatggttcgtgcacgatggagctcctgcacatttcagtccaagtgttcgtatggttctcgacaacagattcggtgaccgacggattggtagaggcggaccaattccgtggcctccacgctctcctgacctcaaccctctcgactttcatttatgggggcatttgaaagctcttgtctacgcaaccccggtaccaaatgtagagactcttcgtgctcgtattgtggacggctgtgatacaatacgccattctccagggctgcatcagcgcatcagggattccgtgcgacggagggtggatgcacgtatcctcgctaacggaggacattttgaacatttcctgtaacaaagcgtttgaagtcacactggtacgttctgttgctgtgtgtttccattccacgattaatgtgatttgaagagaagtaataaaatgagctctaacatggaaagtaagcgtttccagacacatgtccacataacatattttctttctttgtgtgtgaggaacgtttcctgaaagtttggccgtacctttttgtcacaccctgtatgatggtaagacagatttgGGAAACAGGTTTTAAGTTCTATGAcatattccaggggcagatgtggactctgtacacaatttactggttatggactatatattaaaaatgaagaaattacaaaatggtaggaatttcaggagttgggacctggataatctgaaaaaatcagaggttgtagagtgtttcagtcagagcattagaggacaataaaaggggaatggaatacagtagaaggagaatgggtagctttgagggatgaaatagtgaaggcaggagaggatcaagtaggtaaaaaaagactagggctagtagaaatccttgggtaacagaagaaatattgaatttaattgatgaaaggagaaaatatataaacgcagtaaatgaagcaggcaaaagggaatacaaaagtctcaaaaatgagatcgacaggaagtgcaaaatggctaagcagggatggctagaggacaaatgtaaggatgtagaggcttatctcactaggggtaagatagatactgcctacaggaaaattaaagagacctttggtgaaaggagaaccacttgtatgaatatcaagatctcagatggaaacccagttctaagcaaagaagggaaaacagaatggtggaaggagtatatagagggtctgtacaagggcgatgtactggggggcattattatggaaatggaagaggacgtagatgaagatgaggtaggagatatgacactgtgtgaagaattggtgagagcactgaaacacctaagtagaaacaaggcaccGCAAGTAGAcatcattccgttagagctactgatacccttgggagagccagccctgacaaaactctaccatctggtgagcaaggtgtatgagacaggcgaagtatcctcagacttcaagaacaatataataattccgtatccatagaaagcaggtgctgacaggtgcgtGAACCACCAAACTATCGTTTTAATAAGTCACCATTGCAaatcagacaaatgaaaaaactggtagaagatggcctcaggaagatcagtttgggttctgttcaaatgtaggaacacgcgagccaattctgaccctactacttatcttagaagctaggttaaggaacggtaaagcccgtctcacacggagcaaggttcgccgcaagtttgcgagatggtgtgcatgcctgccggcttgcaggcaAGGGAGCCGGCtgtcttccatgccgaagctctcccacggtgcaagatcggctgctagttgtgttgtgatcagctgcgtgttgtatcgaacgaagatggctgcttcaggtacagatgttctgAACAAACTGGCATTATTAGCtcttttggtgctaaacgatgcagaaatacATGCtactgagagaagaagaaagaaagaatggacgaaaaactggattaagaggagaaacgctgggaaaggtgtgctctccatgcttcataaagagttgaggttagttcgcataatacctacttttctttgaaaaatatcaccatttcattactgtttgactttataaatatacaaataatgactgttatatacgactttattttataggatagaagatcgcacatcctttgcaaattttattcgAATGGATGTATTGGTATTTGAAGAACTGCTTCGAATGGTTTCGCCTTTGATTCAGAAGAAAGACAATGTGATGCGTCAGGCAATTACGGCGCGGGAAAGGTAAGTGCATTATTATATGTTCGAAAcagaaagttaatttttatttataatccatTGTAATTTTACGATCAATCTGAGACATGTTTAATATGCGTCTCTAGGCTTGCTGTCACAGTGCGTTTCCTAGCGACCGGAAACACTTACAAAGATTTGGCCTATTCTACACGAATAGCGAACAACACGCTCTCCCGTATGATACCAGAGACTTTGACGGCCATAGCAAGCGTGTTAGGAGATAATGCGACACAGGTAAGCTCAAGATAAATGCTATAAGTATTTGCTACGATTTTCTACTTGGTACGGCACGACTGTGAAGTAAAATGTAATTTGCAGTGTCCACGTGATCCTGCCGAGTGGAAAGTAATAGAAGATGGGTTCCACAGCCTCTGGCAATTCCCGCATTGCATTGGAGCACTTGATGGGAAACATGTCAAGTTTAGGCCTCTGCGCTCTGATGGTTCATCATTCAGAAACTACAAAGGTCACGACAGCATAGTTCTTTTAGCTCTAGTAGATGCTAATTATAAATTTTGTTTGTGGACATTGGCAGAAATGGAAGAATGAATGATGGTGCAATATTCAGAGAGAGTGCCTTGTTCATGAAACTCATGGATGGTTCATTAAATTTGCCACCAAGTCTCCACTTCCAGGTAGTGACATCTGTGTTCCCTACATGTTTGTGGCAGATGATGCTTTTGCgttaaaggaaaatttaatgaaaccaTATCCTGAACGTGACATAACAcctgaaaaaagaatttttaactacagAATTTGTAGAGCACGTAGAGTTGTGGAAAATGCCTTTGGCATAatgtcaaacaaattcagaattttgctGCAGACTATTCCACTATCTGTTTCCAAAGTAGAGCTCATTACAAAAGTGTGTTGCTTCCTACATAATTTTGTACTTGCCAGAAACTCTCAAGGATATATCCCTCCAAATGTAGATGAATTACCATGTCTTCCTGGCATTGCTACTCAGGGTGCAAATCATAGTGCAGCCAGTGCAAGAGAAGTGAGACAACATCTGACATGGTATTTCAATACTGTTGGCAGAGTTCCATGGCAGGAAAGGTGTGTTCAGGAAGGTAACAGATAATGGTTTACTATGTTTCTGAAACATTACCTtattcattgtttcattttcagtccTTTCGCATATTGACAATGattttgtgtgtgatatatatatatatatatatatatatatatatatatatatatatgagagagagagagagagagagagagagagataaatataaatttatatgtaTCTCAAGCAATGATTGGAACCTGTGCAAGACCTTGCAAAAATCTGATTTTATTTTGTATAACAGCTCCACAATTAATTACCTGGGACATGTAGAGAGCCACtattatgaaataatatttttctttgatGGTTATGAAGAAGGTATGGAAAGACCTACTAAACATTTATGAATCCCAAATTAacagttttggaagataattttgtgCTGACTGTATTTGTGGTAGTAAGGTACTgcacaatatttttttctgattgataGCACTTGGATGTATatgcttatttttattttacttatttatttattcattcattgaagGATCATCTGACAATTATCTGGTATTTGTCACCATAATACAATGGAAAGACATAGTTTGTAAATATACATATATGTGTACATATAAGTATGCTTTTGGGAtaggacagctggttggttgtggcCTTGACACAACCTTGATGGGGggtaacataaatcaggatggccaaatagGG
This DNA window, taken from Schistocerca serialis cubense isolate TAMUIC-IGC-003099 chromosome 11, iqSchSeri2.2, whole genome shotgun sequence, encodes the following:
- the LOC126426639 gene encoding uncharacterized protein LOC126426639, with the translated sequence MRQAITARERLAVTVRFLATGNTYKDLAYSTRIANNTLSRMIPETLTAIASVLGDNATQCPRDPAEWKVIEDGFHSLWQFPHCIGALDGKHVKFRPLRSDGSSFRNYKGHDSIVLLALVDANYKFCLWTLAEMEE